TCGATGGCCCGCCCGGGGCCGAAGAAGCCCTCGTTGCGGACATGGGTTCCGGTGTAGAACGTCGGCAGGACGACGACGTTGTCGCCTGCCGCGTTCAACCGACCGTAGGTTCTGTACGCCAACACCGCATTCGACAGCGTCTCGCCGCCGAGCAGGGGCACGTCACCGAGGTCGAAACTCTCCATGGTCAGTAGAGCCGCAGGTACTCTTCGACCTCCCAGTCGGTGACGGCCTGGTGATACCGCTCCCACTCGTCGAGCTTGTACGCGACATACGACTTGAGCATGGTCGGCCCCAACACCTCTGCGACCAACGCGTCGTTCTGCAGATGACCGACGGCGTCCAGCAGGTTGCGGGGGAGCCGGCGGATGCCCAGGGCCTCGGCCTCCTCGGGCGTCATGGAGTACAGGTCGCGGTCGGTGGGCGCACCCGGGTCGGTCTTGGCCGCGATGCCCTCCACGCTGGCCGCGAGCGTGCACGCCAGCGCGAGGTAGATGTTCATGCACATGTCCGCGGCGCGGTTCTCGATGCAGTAGCGACTCTGCGGCAGGCGGAACTGGGCGGCGCGGTTGTTGTGGCCATACGTGATGTTGGTGGGCGCCCACGTGACGGTGCCGCCCTCCAGTCCACCCACTCGCGGCACAAGTCCGTTGTAGGAGTTGACCGTTGGGCAGGCGATGGCGGTGATCGCCTCGGAGTGAGCGAGCAGGCCGCCGACGGCGTAGCGGGACTCATCGCTCCATCCGCCGTCGGGGTCTTCGAAGAGGTTCTCATTCGGTGCATCCAGGGAGCGCAGCGAGAAGTTGATGTGCGCACCCGAACGCCAGTCGCCCGTCGTGGGTTTCGGCATGAACGTGACGAACATGCCGTGCCGCTTGGCGACCTCCTTGAGCGCGAGGCGCAGGAAGACCAGCCGGTCGGCCATCTCCAGCAGATTCGTGTAGTGGAAGTCGAGTTCGAACTGGGAGTAGGCGCCCTCGGCGACGACGTCGTGCAGGTTCCAGCCCAGGCCCTCCAGCATGTCCATCATGTCCTTGAGGAAGGGCATGGCGTCCAGGGAGTGCTCGACGTCGTAGCCGTAGGCCTGCCGGCGCGGACGCAGGCCGCCGACCTGCTGGGGATCGCTGTCGAAGGCCTTCACCGGCTGGCCGTTCTCGTCCCAGCGCATCACGATGAACTCGGGCTCGATGCCGGCGTATCCGGCGTAACCCTGTTGCGCCGCTTCATGAATGGTGCGTTTGAGGGCCTGCCGCGGGCACACGTTGTACGGCTTGTCCTCCCAGAACGGGTCGGCGAAGATGATGGCCGTGCTGGTGTCCCACGGGCAGATGTACACCGCGTCGAGATCGGGGACGGGGATCTGATCGGAGTCGGCGGCGGTCAGTTCCGGGACGAAGGACACCGAGTGCACGGCGAACTGCGGGCCCTTGCCCTTGCACAGCGCCTCAAAGTCGCTCATCGGCACGGGCTTGGTCTTCGGAACGCCGAACAGGTCGATCCAGCACGACAACAGGTACTTGACACCGGCGGCCTCCAGCTCGGCGCGCACGGCGGCGATCTTCGCGTCGTCGGGCAATGCCTCGGCAAGGGTTTCGGCGTAGCGGGGCGCGGTGCTGGTGTCGGGGTCGAGCGTGCTGGTCATAGCTCTCTTTCCGTGCGGGGTTTCGTGACGAGAGGCAGAGTATCTCCACATGAAACACTCCGCATCTCGAAACGACACTCGACGGTGTGGTCACCGCTTGCCGGTCAGCCCCAATCGCCAACTCTGCGAACAGTGTTCGCAGCTCCAACGTTCGTCCATGACCACGCAACCCGCCAGCCCGATCCACGGCGGGATGTCGTCGAAACGGACGGACACGCCGTACATGAGTGCGCGACTGCGCCGCGCCCCGCAGCGCGGGCACGCGGCACCGTTCTCACCGCCCTGGACAGCTCTCGCTGCCCTTGCGCACCACACCGAACGTGACTGCGGTGCTCTCGGTGAACGTCGCCCCGGGCGCCGGAGTGGAACTGCACACCACCCACGCGCGATCGTTGATCTGCATCCGGTCCTGACCGGTCAGGTCGACCGAGTCGCTGAACCACACCTGGTCGTCGGTCAGCGACTGGATGGCGTCCTGCGCCCCCTGCAGATCCGAGCCGATCAGATTCGGCATGGTCCACGAATCGGCCGCCGCGACCGGCGCCAACGCAATCGCACCCCCGAAAGTCACCGCAGCGACAACGGCCATCGACAGAGCTCTCATGATTCCCCTCCACGTACCTGCGGGCCCCTTCGGCCCACGCGACGCATGATGGCACGACGCACCGACAAGCCCACGCGAATATTGTCGCCCCCATCAGTTAGCCTCCCCGGAAGCAGATCCGCTCACGGGGGAGCACACATGACCATCACGCCGATCGAACCGCCGCGCCTGGCCAACGCCGCCGAACGACGCACCTGGCAGGCGCTCGTCGACCAGCTTGAGCCCAACGACCTCGTCGTTCCCTCGAAGCGCGTGACCGACCACCTCAAGGATCACGAGGTCGACTTCGTCGTCGGGATCGAGGGTGCCGGCATCATCTGCCTGGAGGTCAAGGGTGGGGAGGTGTGGCACGACGGGGACGGCTGGCGGCAGATGCGCGGCGGGCGCCAGCACACCATTGAGCCGGTCCGCCAGGCCCGGGAAGCCTGCTACGCGCTGAGGGATTTCGTCGAGAAGGACCCGCGCTGGACGCAGGGCCGGCTGCGCTGGGATCACGTCGTCGTGCTGCCCAACACCGAGCTGCCCGACGACTTCGGCCTGCCCGAGTGCCCCCGCTGGAAGATCATCGACCGCAACGATCTGCCGACACTGGTCGACAAGCTGCGTGAGCTCATCGTCAAGCAGGAACTCGACCGGCCACTGCTGACCCGTGACGGCATCGACCAGCTCGGGACAGCGCTGAGCGGCCGGGGCCTGCCGCAACGCGACGTCGTCGCGCGCGCCCTGGCCAACGAGGATGCCGCCGATGCGCTCACCGAACATCAGGCCGTCATCCTCAACGCGGCGCGACTGCTCACCCGGATCGAAGTGCGCGGCGGCGCGGGCAGCGGCAAGACCTTCCTCGCGATGGAGCAGGCCCGCCGGCTGGCGCAGCGTGGCGAGCGCGTCGCGCTGGTCTGCTACTCGCACGGGCTGGCGTCCTACCTGGAACGCATCACCGCGACCTGGCCCCGCCGCCAACAGCCCGCCTACGTCGGAGAGTTCCACGCGCTCGGCGTGCAGTGGGGCGCACCGGAAGGCCCTGATGAGGCGCTGCGCAACGAGCAGACCGTCCAGTTCTGGGAGCATGATCTGCCCAGCCAGATGGCCGATCTGGCAGCGCAACTCGAGCCCGGACAGCGCTTCGACTCCGTCGTCGTCGATGAGGCTCAGGACTTCGCCGACGCGTGGTGGGATCCGCTGCTCGGCGCGCTGCGGGATCCCCTCGAGGGTGGGTTGTACGTGTTCAGCGATGAGGGGCAGCGGGTGTTCAACCGGCACGGCTCACCGCCGGTGCCGCTGGTGCCGCTGATCCTTGACCACAACCTGCGCAACACCCGCCAGATCGCCAACGCGTTCCAACCGCTCGTCGATCACCCGATGCGTTTCCTGGGTGGCGAGGGGCCCGCGGTGACGTTCGTCGAGTGCAGCCGGGACGCAGCGCTGGGTGTCGGCGACGATCAGGTGGAGTTGTTGTTCGACGAGGGTTGGCGGCCCGAGGACATCGCGCTGCTGACCACCGGCAGCCGCCACCCCGAACAGGCCGAACGCCAACGTGACGGCAACAAGGCCTACTGGGACACCTTCTGGGACACCGACCAGGTGTTCTACGGTCACGTGCTGGGATTCAAAGGGCTCGAACGGCGCTGCGTGGTGCTGGTGGTCAACGAGCAGAACCGATTCGACCGCTCCCGGGAACGGCTCTACGTCGGATTGTCCCGTGCCCGTGACCAACTCGTGGTCTGCGGCGATCCCGAGTTCATCCGTGAAGTCGGGGGAGCGGACCTGGCCCGCCGCCTCGGCATCGGGAGCTGAATGGTGGCCGCGGACGACGGAGGCACGCGCCCCCAGAGGCAGGCCGATCTGATCTTGGTCACCTGCGTGAAGTCGAAGTTGTCGCGCCCCTCACCGGCCAAGGATCTCTACACGTCATCGCTGTTCAAGAAGCAGCGCGCCTACGCTGAGCATTGCGGCATGCCGTGGTTCATCCTGTCCGCTGAGCACGGTCTGGTGGATCCTGACGAATGGCTGGCGCCCTACGAGCGCTACCTGCCAGACATGACGGTGGAGTACCGGGTTGCGTGGGGAGCGTGGGTGGCCGCCCGGCTAGAATTGCTCGCTGGTCCGTTGCGAGGTAAAGCGGTCGAGGTGCACGCCAGTTCCACGTACCTCAAAGCCGTTCGTCCGCACCTCGAAGACCTCGGCGCACTGGTACTCGATCCACTCCGTGGGCTGCCTATGGGACACCGTCTAGCGTGGTATCCGACGACGGCCCCCGCGGCCGCGACCGTAGCTGACCCGCACGAGGTCGCAGTGGAGTTCGTGACCGCCCTGCGCGATAGCGACCGTTCGGTGTCGCCGGCGGAGTTCCTCGCCCGCGGACGAAACGCCGCCGACGAGGCGGGCCTGTACAGCTGGTGGGTGGATGTCGTTGGTGCCGAGCAACTCAGCCGTGGCCTGGGATTTTCGATCGCGCCGGGGCTGATCTATGCCGGGTTGGCAGGTGCCACCCGCTGGCCCAGCGGCGGGCGGTCGAACAACACGCTATGGCTGCGCATTACAACCATGCACCTCGGCGGCAACCACGAGTTCTCGACGTTCCGCCGCACTCTCGGCTCGATTCTGGTCAGTGCCACTGGCGTCCGCACCATCGACGAGAGCGTGCTGACGGAGTGGATGCACCATCACCTACGCGTGGTAATCGTTCCCTTTCAAGACCGTGACACGTTGGGGCGACTGGAGAAGGATGTACTCGCCACCCTCGACCCACCGCTGAATCTCCAAGGCGTGGCAGGTACACCGCTGAGGCGCCGGATCAAGGAGCTCCGTCGTGCCGTGACCACGGCGGACGGCTCGGCCTAGTCCAGCTGGATGATCGTCACCGTCCCGCCGGCCGGGTTCGTCACTGCCAGTTGTCCATACGACAGGGACGTCACGTGACCGGGCCCGGTGTGGATGGTTTCCAGGACTTCCATGCCGTAGTAGTACCCCTGGATCTCGATGATGCTCATGGTGCCGGTCAGATCATCAACGACGAAGGCGCGGCTGCCGTCCTCGTTGATCGCCAAGCTGCTCACGGACCCGCTCAGTTCGACCTCGCTGGCGTACTCGAGCCCCCCGTAATAGTTGGTGTCGTACTTGATCAGCCGGGTGACGCTGTTCTCGGTGACCGTCACGTAGATCGAATCCCCGTGGGTGGCAAGCTTTCCGACTACACCATCACCGAAGTCGACGGTATCGACAACCTCCACACTGAAGTTCGACTGCGCTGCGTCGCTGCTCGCCGCTCGACCGCCAAGGTTGAAACTGACCATCAGACGTGACATGGCGTGCTTACTCGTCGTGACCACATTGCCGTTGTTCCCGATGATCTTGACCTCACCGAAGGTCATATCTTCGTCGCCAAAGAGTTCCATGCCACCGACCACCAGCGGCGTCTGCCCGGCGCCGTACACGCCCAGTTGGCTGCCGGATGATACGACCAATTGCCCGCTGACAGTCGAGCTGCCATTGACGACCACCATGCTGGTCGGTACCTGGCTCAGCACGATGTCGGTGGTGTTGATGACTAGGCCTGCACCGCTGATCGTCCCGACGTCGATCGTGAGGTTCGGGTTGACCACCACCACCTCGTTGGACCCTTGGATCGGCTGGTGCACAACGGTGCCGGGTGCCAGCTCGATCGTCTCAACGGTCAACGTGGTCGGGTTCGGGATGTAGAGGTTGTTGTTCCAGTTCACCACGATCTGACCGCTCGTGTCGATCACGGTGATGGGTGTGATCGTGATCGGGATGACGGTCGGAGGCAGATGAATCACGGTCGTGTCGACGACAATCCACGACTGCGCGGGGATCGTCACTTCCACCGACTCCGTAGTGGTGTTCTGGCCGTCATGGGCGGTGAGGGTGAACTCCACCGTCCTCTCCTCCTGTGAGGTGCCTGCCGGCGTCAAGGTCCACTCCCAGGTGTCGGCGCCGGTTTGGGCCACGGTGACGACACCCTGACCCACGGGGGGTTGGGTGACACTGACGACCACTGGGCCGTCGCCGTCATCGGTGACGCGGATGGTGCCGACCACGACGCCACTGTTGGAGGTTACGGTCGAGATCCGCTCGATCACAGGTGCTTCGTTGACGGGAGTGGCATCCAGGCTGACGGTCGCGACGGTCGCGTGTCCGCCGAAGGGTTTGAAGAATCCCAACAGCCCGTGCAGGTGGAATCCCCTGTCGATCACCGCGACTCGGAACGTGTCTGGTCCGCCCAGGGTTCCGTCGGCTTGGACGGTTGCGGTGTAGGTGAAGGTGCCGTCGGGGTGCAGTTCGACGGTTCCGTTGGCGGGTTGGGTGATCACCCGGTATTCGAGTCGGTCGCCGTCCTTGTCTTGCCCGACGACCTGCCCGGTGACGACACCGGTCGCCGACGGCTCCTCCAGCGTGACCGTGACGGTGGGTGTGGAGTTGAAGAAGAAACTGTTGACTCGGCGCAACGCCACCCAGGCGAGTTCGACCAGTTTGGTCACCGGCGAGACCGGTGCCCCCGGCGCGGCGCTGGGGGCCAGGCCAACCAACGCCAGCAGGCCGCCGACGATGCGAGCCGGCACCGCGATGAGCGCACCGATCGGCGACAGCGAGGGGCGGCTTGTCACGGTGATCGGATCGGGGGCGACCGGAATCTGGGCCGCTGTCAGCGGTTCCGCCGAAAGGACGGTCGGTGCGACGGTGTTCACCGTCAGGGTTGAGAACCGCTCGGCCAGCGTCCGAGTCGTGATGCCTGGATCGGTTCGTGTCACTCGGATGAGCTCGGCGCCTTGTGCCGTCAGGCTCGGCGACGTGACGATCGATCGGACAGCAGAGTCATCGATCTCAATCACTCTGCCAGGTGCAGAATCCGGACCGGAAGTGTCGATGAGCGCATCCGCGGGCCTAGAGGTGGGAACCTCGAGTTCGGGATCGGGCGTCGAGACCTCGGGCGACGGGGGATTCGCGCCACCGGCGTCACCGACCGGAGTCGTTGTGTCCGAGCGGGTGTCAGCGGCAGCCTGAGTGGGTTGCGCATCGACGGACACGGTCGCGCCGGTGCGCGCCTGGCGGAGGTCGTCCCGAAGTTTGAGTCTCCGCGGTGACAGTTCCCGAGGTGAAGGTCGTGTCGACTCGGTCGACTCCGCGGTGTCGGCATCGCGAGTGCGGATGCGGCTCTTGACGCGTCGCGTGGGTTCGTCGGCCTGCGTCGCGCGTGTCGGAGTTGATGATTCGGTGTCCGATGGCCGTGAGGATGCCGTCGGACCCGGCGATCCGGTATCGGTGGAGTCAGCGTCGGCGTGCGCCACGCCCTGTCCGCTTGACACCGCGATGCCCAGTCCGACAGCCAGCGTCAGACCGCCCAACCGCGATGCGTTCTTTGCACCTTCCATGAGCACATCTCCAGGTGGAGTAGGGGGACACTCCTGCGTCCGAAGGTCGACCCGGCCTTCGATCTGGAATATGTCAGATTCGTCAATATCTGACATGAGTTTGCTGGAACTGGTCCGCAAGTATGCCTGGGGAGTTACTGTGAATCGTCTGTGCGAGGTGAACCAATAGTTTGGGTATCTAATTCTCGACGACGGAGGTGCACGTCAGGACGGTCGATGGTCGACGACTCTATGCATCCTGGGGCGGATTCGCCGCCGATGGGGTGGCGTGAAGTCACGGCCGGGAGGCCGTTGGAGCGTCGGCGGACACCCGGCGCGGCGTTAGCCCGATAAGGGGGGATCGAGGCAGGCGGCACCGCGCACGAGGCCTTGACCTGTTCCCTCGTGTGGTGGGTCGGCCCCGGTTCGCACGGACTGCCCCGCGATGGCCGTATCGGAGTTGTCTGGTCCCAAAACCTTTGTGGGCACAGGAATTGTGTCGGACCCTGACCATAAAATGGTGTTGTTCAATCACACCGGGGGGTTGCTTGTCAGCATCACTGATCCAATGGCCGGTCTGCGGTAGGTGCCACGAGGTGGCCCACTTCCCGTGGATGGGCGGTCCGCATGACTGCGACGGAGCCGAGGACACCGCGAGGTGCGCGGTCACCTTTGTCGAGCCGGAGCCGGAGGGACGCTTCATCAGCGACGTGCTGATGGAGATCACCATTGGCGGCTGGGAGCTTGCACACCTGGAACGTTTCATGGAGCGGGTTCGTGACGACGATGAGGTGAACAGCATCGAGGTCCTCGTGCGTACCGGCGGAACCTTGGAATTCTTCGGTGGCCTGTGCATGTACAGCGCCGAGATCGGCCGCTACAGCTCCGGCTGGGACGACGAAGACTGAGCCGTGAGACGGCCACCCCTGCTTGACTGGGGTGATGGCAGAGCGGAACAGGCTGCGTATGCCGTTCACGGAACACCCCGGACGGCGGCTGCTGGTGGCCGCAGCGCTCGGGATTGCCGCCACCGCCGGTGCTGCGGCGCGGGCGTGGCACTGGTCCGTGATCCTGCTGGGCTGGGATGTTCTCGCGGTGACGTACATGGTGTTGACCTGGGGCTCGCTCTGGAGGATGACCCCAGAGGAGACCGCCGAGCACGCGGGTGGTGAGGAACCGCCCGTCGACCTGGTGTTCGCACTTGTCGCGACCGGAGCGGTGGCCAGCCTCGCCGGTGTCGGTCTGCTGCTGGCGAATTCCGGGCACGGGCACGCCAGGACCGCAGCGGAATGGGTGGCAGTGGCCAGCGTGGTGATCTCCTGGTTCGCCGTCCACACGCTGTATGCACTCACCTACGCCAAGATGTATTTCAACGGCGAGCCGGGCGGCATCGACTTCAACAGCGACACCAAACCCGACCGGCCGCAGTACAGCGACTTCGCTTACGTCGCTTACGCGGTGGGCATGAGCTTCGCCATCTCCGACACCGACCTGACCACCGCCGCGATGCGTAAGGCCGCGTTGACGCACGCCCTGCTGTCATACCTGTTCGGCGCGGTGATCATCGGCTCGGTGGTCAACTTGATCGTCTCGGGCTGAAGCCAGGTGGCCCCGACCAAAGTCGCTCGAAGGCGGGCAAATAGAACACCCCTCAGGCCGCCGGTCGCGCCGAGAAGAGTCTGCCGAACACAAAGTCCCAGGTGGGCTGTTCACGAGCCTCTTCTGAGCGCAGGAGAACTCGGGCGCAGGAGAACTTAGGCGCAGGAGAACTAGGGCGCAGGCGGGGGCGGTGCATCCGGTGCGGGCGGTGGCTCCGGGGGCGGTGGCGGCGGCAGGGCCGGCAGCGTGATCGGCGGCAGTCCAGGGATATTGATGACATTCGGTGGCGGCACCGGCGGCCCCGCATCCGGAGGCGGCGGCGGCGCGTCCGGCGGAGGCACATACACGGGCGCCGGCGCCACACCGCTGCTGGTGTAGATCGTGACGATCGACCCCGGGATGGTCTTGCCCTTCGGCGTGGTCCCCACCACCGAACCCTTGGACTCGTAGCTGTTGATCGGCGTGGGCTCATCCGCGACGCGGAACCCGGCCTCCTCCAGCTTCTTTCGCGCCGCATCCAGCTTCAGCCCGGTCACCGACGGCACCTCACCGCCCGGCCCACCCTCGACGTAGCGCGGGTCGGTGGGCGGCATCTTGATCTCGCCGAAGTCCTCGGCGATCGGCTTCATCGCCAGATACCACGTCTGGGCGGGCCCCTGACCGCCGAACAGGGTGCCCGAATCGCACTTTCGCAGCGGGTACGAGCACAGCCCTGAGGGCGCGGAGGAGTCGTCGAAGATGTAGTTGGCCGCCGCGTACTGGTTGGTGAACCCCAGGAACGCCGAGGATCGGTGCGACTCGGTGGTGCCGGTCTTACCCGACATCGGCAGGTTCCAGCCGACCGACCCCGCCGCAGCGGTCGCTGTGCCGATGGTGTGGTCCTTGCCCAGCGCGTTGGCCAGGGTGTTGGCCAACCCTTCGGGCACGGCCTGCTCGCACTTCGGCGTCTCCAACGTGACTTCGCGGCCGTTGCGGTCGAAAACCTTGTCGATCGGCGTCGGTGGGCACCACACGCCACCGGAGGCCAGCGTCGCCGCCACATTAGACAACTCGAGCGCGTTGAGCTCCAGCGGACCCAGCGTGAAGGAGCCGAGGTTCTGCTTCTTCGCGTAGTCGGCGATGCTGTCGTTGCTGTCGGGTTCGTAGGAGCGCGCGGTGCCCGGTTCGGCGTAGGACCGCAGCCCCAACCGCACCGCCATGTCCACCGCACGCGGCACCCCGACCTGCGCGATCAGATTCGCGAACGCCGTGTTGGGGGACTTCGCCAGCGCGTCGGTGACGTTCATCTTGCCGGCGAACCCAGCGCCCGCGTTCCTCACACACCACGTCGCAGGCGGGCAGCCGTCGCTGTCGCTGCTGCCCAGCCCCTTGCCGCGGAACGTCTGCGGCACGTCGAGTTGGGTGTTGATGCCCATGCCCATCTCCAGGGCAGCCGCGGTGGTGAAGATCTTGAAGATCGACCCGGCGCCGTCGCCGACGAGGGAGAACGGCTGCGGCTGCACGGTCTGGGAGGCGTCGAGGTCGAGGCCGAAGGTGCGGTTGTCGCCCATCGCGACGACGCGGTGCGCGTCCTTGCCGGG
The DNA window shown above is from Mycolicibacterium confluentis and carries:
- a CDS encoding glutamine synthetase family protein; translated protein: MTSTLDPDTSTAPRYAETLAEALPDDAKIAAVRAELEAAGVKYLLSCWIDLFGVPKTKPVPMSDFEALCKGKGPQFAVHSVSFVPELTAADSDQIPVPDLDAVYICPWDTSTAIIFADPFWEDKPYNVCPRQALKRTIHEAAQQGYAGYAGIEPEFIVMRWDENGQPVKAFDSDPQQVGGLRPRRQAYGYDVEHSLDAMPFLKDMMDMLEGLGWNLHDVVAEGAYSQFELDFHYTNLLEMADRLVFLRLALKEVAKRHGMFVTFMPKPTTGDWRSGAHINFSLRSLDAPNENLFEDPDGGWSDESRYAVGGLLAHSEAITAIACPTVNSYNGLVPRVGGLEGGTVTWAPTNITYGHNNRAAQFRLPQSRYCIENRAADMCMNIYLALACTLAASVEGIAAKTDPGAPTDRDLYSMTPEEAEALGIRRLPRNLLDAVGHLQNDALVAEVLGPTMLKSYVAYKLDEWERYHQAVTDWEVEEYLRLY
- a CDS encoding nuclease-related domain-containing DEAD/DEAH box helicase; translation: MTITPIEPPRLANAAERRTWQALVDQLEPNDLVVPSKRVTDHLKDHEVDFVVGIEGAGIICLEVKGGEVWHDGDGWRQMRGGRQHTIEPVRQAREACYALRDFVEKDPRWTQGRLRWDHVVVLPNTELPDDFGLPECPRWKIIDRNDLPTLVDKLRELIVKQELDRPLLTRDGIDQLGTALSGRGLPQRDVVARALANEDAADALTEHQAVILNAARLLTRIEVRGGAGSGKTFLAMEQARRLAQRGERVALVCYSHGLASYLERITATWPRRQQPAYVGEFHALGVQWGAPEGPDEALRNEQTVQFWEHDLPSQMADLAAQLEPGQRFDSVVVDEAQDFADAWWDPLLGALRDPLEGGLYVFSDEGQRVFNRHGSPPVPLVPLILDHNLRNTRQIANAFQPLVDHPMRFLGGEGPAVTFVECSRDAALGVGDDQVELLFDEGWRPEDIALLTTGSRHPEQAERQRDGNKAYWDTFWDTDQVFYGHVLGFKGLERRCVVLVVNEQNRFDRSRERLYVGLSRARDQLVVCGDPEFIREVGGADLARRLGIGS
- a CDS encoding DUF6884 domain-containing protein gives rise to the protein MVAADDGGTRPQRQADLILVTCVKSKLSRPSPAKDLYTSSLFKKQRAYAEHCGMPWFILSAEHGLVDPDEWLAPYERYLPDMTVEYRVAWGAWVAARLELLAGPLRGKAVEVHASSTYLKAVRPHLEDLGALVLDPLRGLPMGHRLAWYPTTAPAAATVADPHEVAVEFVTALRDSDRSVSPAEFLARGRNAADEAGLYSWWVDVVGAEQLSRGLGFSIAPGLIYAGLAGATRWPSGGRSNNTLWLRITTMHLGGNHEFSTFRRTLGSILVSATGVRTIDESVLTEWMHHHLRVVIVPFQDRDTLGRLEKDVLATLDPPLNLQGVAGTPLRRRIKELRRAVTTADGSA
- a CDS encoding Ig-like domain-containing protein; this translates as MEGAKNASRLGGLTLAVGLGIAVSSGQGVAHADADSTDTGSPGPTASSRPSDTESSTPTRATQADEPTRRVKSRIRTRDADTAESTESTRPSPRELSPRRLKLRDDLRQARTGATVSVDAQPTQAAADTRSDTTTPVGDAGGANPPSPEVSTPDPELEVPTSRPADALIDTSGPDSAPGRVIEIDDSAVRSIVTSPSLTAQGAELIRVTRTDPGITTRTLAERFSTLTVNTVAPTVLSAEPLTAAQIPVAPDPITVTSRPSLSPIGALIAVPARIVGGLLALVGLAPSAAPGAPVSPVTKLVELAWVALRRVNSFFFNSTPTVTVTLEEPSATGVVTGQVVGQDKDGDRLEYRVITQPANGTVELHPDGTFTYTATVQADGTLGGPDTFRVAVIDRGFHLHGLLGFFKPFGGHATVATVSLDATPVNEAPVIERISTVTSNSGVVVGTIRVTDDGDGPVVVSVTQPPVGQGVVTVAQTGADTWEWTLTPAGTSQEERTVEFTLTAHDGQNTTTESVEVTIPAQSWIVVDTTVIHLPPTVIPITITPITVIDTSGQIVVNWNNNLYIPNPTTLTVETIELAPGTVVHQPIQGSNEVVVVNPNLTIDVGTISGAGLVINTTDIVLSQVPTSMVVVNGSSTVSGQLVVSSGSQLGVYGAGQTPLVVGGMELFGDEDMTFGEVKIIGNNGNVVTTSKHAMSRLMVSFNLGGRAASSDAAQSNFSVEVVDTVDFGDGVVGKLATHGDSIYVTVTENSVTRLIKYDTNYYGGLEYASEVELSGSVSSLAINEDGSRAFVVDDLTGTMSIIEIQGYYYGMEVLETIHTGPGHVTSLSYGQLAVTNPAGGTVTIIQLD
- a CDS encoding DUF1345 domain-containing protein, with amino-acid sequence MAERNRLRMPFTEHPGRRLLVAAALGIAATAGAAARAWHWSVILLGWDVLAVTYMVLTWGSLWRMTPEETAEHAGGEEPPVDLVFALVATGAVASLAGVGLLLANSGHGHARTAAEWVAVASVVISWFAVHTLYALTYAKMYFNGEPGGIDFNSDTKPDRPQYSDFAYVAYAVGMSFAISDTDLTTAAMRKAALTHALLSYLFGAVIIGSVVNLIVSG
- the ponA2 gene encoding transglycosylase/D,D-transpeptidase PonA2; its protein translation is MAEEPPSTRVRLARLALYCVLAGVLTAALMFPAAGAAGVLIMRVSDTTEDDATQLLKGDAPIVTTMVDASGKPIAWLYAQRRWVVPGDRIADTMKLAIVSIEDKRFTEHSGVDVQGTLTGLFGYLKGNRETRGGSTIEQQYIKNYNLLVTAQNDGERRAAIEVSPARKLREIRMALTLDKELSKPEILTRYLNLVAFGNGAFGVQDAAKTYFAINAADLNWQQSALLAGIVQSTSALDPYTNPEGALARRNVVLDTLIENLPEKADELRAAKEQPLGVLPRAKPLPQGCIAAGDRAFFCEYALQYLARAGLSKEDVARNGYLIRTTLDPKVQDSVKEAIDTVADPTAEGVASVMSVITPGKDAHRVVAMGDNRTFGLDLDASQTVQPQPFSLVGDGAGSIFKIFTTAAALEMGMGINTQLDVPQTFRGKGLGSSDSDGCPPATWCVRNAGAGFAGKMNVTDALAKSPNTAFANLIAQVGVPRAVDMAVRLGLRSYAEPGTARSYEPDSNDSIADYAKKQNLGSFTLGPLELNALELSNVAATLASGGVWCPPTPIDKVFDRNGREVTLETPKCEQAVPEGLANTLANALGKDHTIGTATAAAGSVGWNLPMSGKTGTTESHRSSAFLGFTNQYAAANYIFDDSSAPSGLCSYPLRKCDSGTLFGGQGPAQTWYLAMKPIAEDFGEIKMPPTDPRYVEGGPGGEVPSVTGLKLDAARKKLEEAGFRVADEPTPINSYESKGSVVGTTPKGKTIPGSIVTIYTSSGVAPAPVYVPPPDAPPPPPDAGPPVPPPNVINIPGLPPITLPALPPPPPPEPPPAPDAPPPPAP